The Buchnera aphidicola (Takecallis arundicolens) genome has a window encoding:
- the rplQ gene encoding 50S ribosomal protein L17 — MRHRKCGRSLNRTSSHYKAMFANMACSLLKYELIKTTLPKAKELRTIIEPLITVSKIDSVANRRLVFSKIRDDISVLKLFNELGPFFLNRPGGYTQILKYGFRSGDKANIAYMKFVDRDILYKK; from the coding sequence ATGAGACATAGAAAATGTGGTCGTTCTTTAAATCGTACTTCTAGTCATTATAAAGCTATGTTTGCTAATATGGCATGTTCGTTATTAAAATATGAACTTATAAAGACTACTTTGCCTAAAGCAAAAGAATTACGTACCATTATTGAACCATTAATTACTGTTTCTAAAATTGACTCTGTTGCTAATAGAAGATTAGTTTTTTCAAAAATTAGAGATGATATTAGTGTATTAAAATTATTTAATGAATTAGGACCTTTTTTTTTAAATCGCCCAGGTGGATATACGCAAATTTTGAAATACGGTTTTCGATCTGGAGATAAAGCAAACATTGCTTATATGAAATTTGTTGATCGTGATATTTTATATAAAAAATAA
- the def gene encoding peptide deformylase, translated as MAILKILKYPDKKLRLIANPVRSVNKKIQNIINDMFETMYNKQGIGLAATQVDIKLNIIVIDLMIKKYQPIVLINPKIIKKIGIIQTKESCLSIPGISKKITRAKEIKISALNYYGKKIYISAHELLAICIQHEMDHLIGKLLIDYL; from the coding sequence ATGGCAATACTAAAAATATTAAAATATCCAGATAAAAAATTACGATTAATAGCAAATCCAGTAAGATCAGTAAATAAAAAAATTCAGAATATAATAAATGACATGTTTGAAACTATGTATAATAAACAAGGTATAGGTTTAGCTGCAACACAAGTTGATATTAAATTAAATATTATCGTTATTGATCTAATGATAAAAAAATACCAACCAATAGTTCTTATTAATCCAAAAATAATAAAAAAAATAGGTATCATACAAACCAAAGAAAGTTGTTTATCAATCCCTGGAATCAGTAAAAAAATTACTAGAGCAAAAGAAATTAAAATAAGTGCATTAAATTATTACGGTAAAAAAATATATATCTCAGCACATGAACTTCTTGCAATATGTATACAACACGAAATGGATCATTTAATTGGAAAATTATTGATTGATTATTTATAA
- the fmt gene encoding methionyl-tRNA formyltransferase gives MNDKKKKIKIIFAGTPHFAACHLETLITSKHIILGILTQPDRPNKRGNITTYTPVKTLAKKYKIPVFQPIQIQNTTDCTEILNMKADIMIVVAYGVILPKFLLNAFPMGCINVHASLLPHWRGAAPIQWAILKGEKKTGITIIQMEEKLDAGKILYTVPCNILNKDTTNSLLHKLSRIGSQAILIVLKKINNKSIIPIIQDENKVTYATKLSKLMGKINFFTSAKVIERMIRAFHPWPGTYIEIKNIKIKIYQAEIIKSNLIYQIGQIIKINKYGIQIQTKKNILNIQKIQIPGKKIHSVCKFIQTKNKLFQVNQILTTESIK, from the coding sequence ATGAACGATAAAAAAAAAAAAATAAAAATCATTTTTGCAGGTACTCCACATTTTGCAGCATGCCACTTAGAAACATTAATAACATCAAAACATATAATATTAGGTATTTTAACACAACCAGACCGTCCTAATAAAAGAGGTAATATTACAACATACACACCAGTTAAAACATTAGCAAAAAAATATAAAATTCCAGTTTTTCAACCCATTCAAATTCAAAATACAACCGACTGTACAGAAATATTAAATATGAAAGCAGACATTATGATTGTTGTAGCATATGGAGTAATATTACCAAAATTTTTATTAAATGCATTTCCTATGGGATGCATTAATGTACATGCTTCTTTATTACCCCATTGGAGAGGTGCTGCACCAATCCAATGGGCAATATTAAAAGGCGAAAAAAAAACAGGAATTACAATTATCCAAATGGAAGAAAAATTAGATGCTGGAAAAATATTATATACAGTACCATGTAACATTCTTAATAAAGATACAACAAACAGCTTACTTCATAAACTCAGTAGAATTGGATCACAAGCAATACTAATAGTTCTAAAAAAAATAAATAATAAAAGTATTATTCCTATAATACAAGATGAAAATAAAGTAACTTATGCAACTAAATTATCAAAATTAATGGGAAAAATTAATTTTTTTACATCTGCAAAAGTGATAGAACGTATGATTCGAGCATTTCATCCATGGCCAGGAACTTATATTGAAATCAAAAATATAAAAATAAAAATTTATCAAGCAGAAATTATAAAATCAAATTTAATATATCAAATTGGTCAAATTATTAAAATAAATAAATATGGTATACAAATACAAACAAAGAAAAATATTTTAAACATTCAAAAAATACAAATACCAGGAAAAAAAATTCATTCAGTATGTAAATTTATACAAACAAAAAATAAATTATTTCAAGTTAATCAAATATTAACTACTGAAAGTATCAAGTAA